Proteins from a single region of Pseudarthrobacter sp. NIBRBAC000502772:
- a CDS encoding SseB family protein, translating to MDSTHNADPAAESPPPRHLPGHIAAALAGAGGRTDSAGRPWEGRSLAGDDSRIHNFKDDDGTADTGYLAAVSALVDSNGDEAAVVASLATARVFIPIIAQLGEEAAGVDGLTSDKQADMALVTLKAADGRTAMPAFTSAEALAAWHPEARPVAVYAARAALSAVAEGAELLVLDPGSELTFVVRRPAVWALAQQRVWIPSYTDAALAAEMAEATAAFPVVRKLALLPGSGVAVLTGRGARLSGGGAGPELQVLLHLEDGLDAPAVQELVSGLQQAWSRNVLFGERVDSIEIKLRRAAQ from the coding sequence GTGGACAGCACGCACAACGCCGATCCGGCAGCGGAATCGCCGCCGCCGCGCCATCTGCCCGGACACATTGCGGCGGCTTTGGCGGGCGCGGGCGGCCGTACTGACTCGGCCGGCCGGCCGTGGGAAGGCCGGAGCCTCGCCGGGGACGACAGCAGGATCCATAACTTCAAGGACGACGACGGAACGGCCGACACCGGCTACCTCGCCGCCGTCTCGGCCCTGGTTGACAGCAATGGCGACGAAGCGGCTGTGGTGGCCTCGCTGGCCACCGCCCGCGTCTTCATCCCGATCATCGCCCAGCTCGGCGAGGAAGCGGCCGGCGTCGACGGCCTGACGTCGGACAAGCAGGCGGACATGGCGCTGGTCACCCTGAAGGCCGCCGACGGCCGGACGGCCATGCCGGCCTTTACCTCGGCCGAGGCCTTGGCTGCCTGGCATCCAGAAGCCCGGCCGGTGGCGGTATACGCCGCCCGGGCTGCCCTCTCGGCCGTGGCCGAGGGGGCCGAGTTACTGGTGCTCGATCCAGGCTCTGAGCTCACGTTCGTGGTCCGGCGGCCCGCCGTCTGGGCGCTGGCCCAGCAACGGGTGTGGATCCCTTCCTACACAGATGCGGCGTTGGCAGCCGAGATGGCGGAGGCAACGGCCGCCTTCCCTGTGGTGCGCAAGCTTGCCCTCCTCCCGGGTTCCGGCGTCGCCGTCCTCACCGGTAGGGGTGCCCGGCTCTCCGGGGGCGGTGCCGGGCCGGAACTTCAGGTGCTGCTCCACCTTGAGGATGGGTTGGACGCTCCGGCAGTCCAGGAGCTGGTGTCCGGCCTCCAACAGGCATGGTCCCGGAATGTATTGTTTGGAGAGCGTGTTGACTCGATCGAAATCAAGTTGCGGCGCGCAGCACAATAG
- a CDS encoding MFS transporter, which yields MNFALYRELLAHRPIRRLLLVGMIARIPHSAAGLLLTLHIVLTLDQGYAAAGAAAAVMTIGIAVGAPWRGRRVDTVGLRRALIPSVVSEALIWSMVPHVSYQWLLPLVFVGGLLTLPIFSVIRQSLGVLADGDQRRTAFALDSIATEMVFMIGPAAGAVVATSGFTVLGLTVVGVSTSLAGLFLMWFNPPTRSAMQTEECRADQRHAAAVAVLSAAPAHLQEAAADLVPAGAERARSGPAGLRGKVAHNFVWLTATVAAVFAVAAGTGMVLSGTDVGIVAALETGGHQGEIGIVFLFWCAASVVGGLVYGAMHRPVSPILLLLGMAALTIPMGFAQDTWTLALVSILPGLLCAPVLSAASEHVADLVAEDRRGEAMGWYGSALTAGVALGAPLAGIFIDGMGPSGGFVSVGVAGVLLCLVGLLLQAHRRRRAAV from the coding sequence GTGAACTTCGCTCTTTACCGGGAGCTGCTGGCCCACCGGCCCATCCGGCGGCTGCTGCTGGTCGGCATGATCGCCCGCATCCCCCACTCGGCCGCAGGCCTGCTGCTGACCCTGCATATCGTCCTGACCCTGGACCAGGGGTACGCCGCGGCAGGCGCCGCAGCGGCTGTTATGACCATCGGCATTGCCGTCGGCGCACCATGGCGCGGCAGGCGCGTGGACACTGTTGGCCTGCGCCGGGCGCTGATTCCGTCAGTGGTGTCAGAGGCCCTCATCTGGTCCATGGTGCCGCACGTGTCCTACCAGTGGCTGCTTCCGCTGGTGTTCGTCGGCGGCCTGCTGACGTTGCCGATCTTCAGCGTGATCCGCCAGTCCCTGGGCGTCCTCGCGGACGGCGACCAGCGGCGGACCGCTTTTGCGCTGGACTCGATCGCCACGGAGATGGTGTTTATGATCGGGCCTGCCGCCGGAGCCGTTGTGGCCACCAGCGGCTTCACTGTTCTGGGACTCACCGTGGTGGGCGTTTCCACGTCACTGGCCGGATTGTTCCTCATGTGGTTCAACCCGCCTACTCGAAGTGCCATGCAGACTGAGGAGTGCCGGGCAGACCAGCGCCACGCCGCGGCAGTGGCTGTGCTTTCCGCCGCACCGGCACACCTCCAGGAAGCGGCGGCAGACCTCGTCCCGGCAGGGGCAGAACGCGCCCGCAGCGGGCCGGCGGGGCTGCGGGGCAAGGTGGCCCACAACTTCGTCTGGCTCACGGCCACCGTAGCGGCCGTATTCGCCGTGGCGGCTGGAACCGGCATGGTGCTCAGCGGCACGGACGTTGGCATTGTTGCTGCCCTGGAAACAGGCGGGCACCAGGGCGAAATCGGCATTGTGTTCCTCTTTTGGTGCGCCGCATCGGTGGTGGGCGGACTGGTGTACGGGGCCATGCACCGTCCAGTTTCGCCGATCCTGCTGCTGCTGGGGATGGCGGCCCTGACTATCCCGATGGGCTTCGCCCAGGACACCTGGACGCTGGCCCTCGTCTCGATCCTTCCGGGCCTGTTGTGCGCCCCTGTCCTGTCGGCCGCCTCCGAACATGTGGCAGACCTGGTGGCGGAGGACCGCCGCGGCGAGGCGATGGGCTGGTACGGCTCTGCGCTGACTGCCGGGGTGGCGCTCGGGGCGCCCCTTGCCGGGATTTTCATCGATGGGATGGGACCATCCGGCGGATTTGTCTCCGTGGGCGTGGCCGGAGTTCTGCTCTGCCTGGTGGGACTACTGCTCCAGGCCCACCGACGCCGCCGCGCTGCCGTCTGA